TTCTCGGTCTTCCTAGTGAGCCTGATTCGTGCTTCCTGTAGAAGCGCGGTGCTCTGCCGCAGGAGGATGTCCATCTGCCCGATGAACCCCAGATCAGATCCGTCGCCTTCTGTCGTCACGTCGTCCTTCACGTATCCCCTCCCTTGCCGCTGACCGCTACCATTCAGCCGCACACCGCCGGCTTGCACCCGCCTCGGCACCGGAGAGCGATCCTCTTTCTCGTGTAGCTCTCCCGGATCTCCTCGAGGCGGGCGCCGCAGCGCGGGCAGCGCTCAGTCAGAACGCGAACCGTCGTGCCCTCTCCAGCGCGCGCCAGCGGATCGTTCGTGGCTCCGTGAGTCTCGGCTCCCTTCATGGAAAGACTCCTCTCCGGGCCCCGCCGGTGGGCCAGGCCTTGTCATGCGAGACTCTACGAAGGTTGTTCCGCTCCAGCACACGCGTAGCCCTCGTTGAGTGATCAAAGAGCGTAGCGACAGGTGGCCAGCCCTGCGCCAGAGACCCCTGCGGGGTGCCCGCCAACGGCGGGCTCGCGGCCGGCGTTCCGCTATGGGGGAGGCGGGAATCGAACCCGCAGCGCCGTTGTCCATCGTCCGCGCTCGCCTTGCAGCCCCGTGAAAACGGGGGCGTGCGGTCGTTACCCGCCGAGCCAGGGTAAGGAGTGTGGAACCCCTGGCGCCGCCCCCGACGATTCGTCCAGACCAGGCCCACCGCGATCGCCAGGAGAGAGCACGCCACGACAGTCGCGGAGAGGCAGATCACCACTACCACCGCCGCGCGCAAGATCGTCTCGCCATCCCCGGCGACCAGGCGGACCATCTCAGGCAGCCTTCAGCTTGTTGTTCAGGTCGTACAGGTCCCTGCAGATCAGGAACCGCGCGATGTGCCCCTGCAGGTTCGGCATCCGCGCGTACTCGAAACCCTCGTCCTCGGAACGACCGATCCGGAGGATGTAGTCCTCCGCCACCTCGTAGCCGTTCTCCTCGAGGAGCAGGTGGTAGCCGGCGAGCTGGCTCCACTTCTCGTCGGCGGCCCCGTACAGGGCCTTGCACGTCTTGATGTCCACGAGCGTCGGCACCCCATCGATGCGCGCGTAGATGTCGCAGGTGCCGCCAAATCGGTGCTTCTCGCTCACGAGCTGGAGCTCGCGGCCGAGGACCTCGATCTCGTGCTCCTTCATCCAGTCCAGGAACTTGATGAGGCTCGTCTCCGCCCGGTCGTGGTCAACCGCGGAAAACTCGTCGAGGTAGCTCTGGTCCGCCTCCTCACCGGCGATCATCTCCTCGGCGAGGTAGTGCGCCAGAGTGCCCGCGTTCGCGAGGGCGTCGACGTACTTGCTCGAGTCGATCCCCTGGAGGCCCAGGTTGTTCGCCCACTTCACGAGGGCGGGCTTGTCCATGACCCCGGTGATCGTCGTGCATCCCGGTACGCGGGTGCCGTCCTTCAGCCGGTAGATCTGATGTCCGCGGTCGCTCTTTCGAGCCTTGTCTGCTGCCATGCTGTTGCTCCTTTCACCACACCTGGTCGATGGGCTCGGGGATGTCCATCTCCTGCTGCTTGGTCTCCCCGCCCACACGCTCCGCATCCGTTGCCGACTTCTTGATCTGGTCGAGCTTCTCCATGTCCCGCTCACGCTGACTCTTGGCGGGGGGCTTGCCCGCTTCCGTCGCGGGCTTGGCCTCGACAGCCGGCGACGGCTGCGTCTGCTGCGCCGGCGAGGGCTCTGCACCAGCAGCCGGCTTCTGGGTCGCCAGGACCTGCTCCTTGACCTTCACCAGCTCATCCACGCTCTTCGCCTGCTCGATGCGCTCCCGCAAGGGGACCCGCTGCTCCTCGGGCAGATTGAGCTCCTTCACGAGCGCCGTGATCTCCTTGATGACCTCCATCTGGTCTGCCGGCCGCTTCCGACCGCCGTTGTGACTTGGCGCCTGGGCCTGCTTCTGCTCGCGCGCCGGCGGCTCGTGGTCGTCGACGCTGTTGGCGTCGTCGTCGTCGTCAGCCGTCATCAGCCCGAAGGCGTTGCAGAAGGCGTACCGCTTCGCGTAGGTCAGAGCGCTAGCGACCTTCTGCGCGTCGTTCATGTAGGCCGTGGGGTCGATCGGGATCGAGAACTCGCTGATCTCGACGTGGCCACCGGCGTGGTGGGCCTCGCACATGGCGGTGACGGCCTGCGGGTCCTGTCGGCTCTTGATCGTGTAAGAGAAGCCGTACTCCTGCAGCAGCCCTTTGATCTGCTCGACGATGGTGTCGAGGGGCGCGTAGCGGTAGCGGATAGTCCTGTTGTCGCGGCCGTACACGACCTTGGTCTTGGCGATGCTCGGGCAGTTGGACTGGAACCTGGCCAGGGCCTCGAAGAAGGCCTCCCGCGCCTGCTCCGCCTTGATCTGCTGCCGCATCGCCAGCAGCTTCTCCATGGCGTCAACTGGCAGGCCCTTGCCAATGGCCTGCGCGATCAGGTTCTCTGCGCTGAACACGCGCTCGGTCGATACCTGAGTGTCACTCATGGGGTTACTCCTTGTCTTGGCGGGGTGAGGATCGGGAACAGCGTCTCGGCGCCGCCCCACCAGCGCACTGCGCGCTCGATGTGGTCGAGGGTCGCCCCCTCGAGGAGCTGCAGGATGTCGCTGTCCGCCTGGTCGAGCCGGATGGACTTGACGGTGATGTGCTCTCCGGCCTTGTCGATGGGCATGGGCCAGTCGGCCTTGATGACGAGCTTCACGTCCCTGACCGTGAGCTTCATCTCGATCGTTGCCATGGGTACTCCTTGTGAACCGATCAGCGAGACGGACGACGTCCCGCTGTCCTGCGGATCGCGACGGCGACCCGCGCGACTGCGGAAGCGGCACCCCCTTTCTCCTCCCGGTGGTTGTGATGGGTTGGGCGGACGTTCCAGTTCAGGTAGACATGGAACGGGATACGCATCTCGGGCGCGGCGTACTCGCTATCGAGGTATCTCTCGGCGGCCTGGTCGATCTCGGTGTCGGAGTACATCAGCCGGCCCTCTGGTCGATCCAGTCGAGGAGGGCGCGCTCGCTCAGGACGTAGACCCGCTCGCCGAGCCGCTTGTAGGGCAGGCGGCCAGACTGCATCTCGCGGCGGACTGTGGTCGTGGAGGTATGCAGAAACTCGGCTGCCTGGGAGATATCGAAGACCCTGGGCCGTGCGTCGGCGCCGAGGGCGGCTTCGTCAGCGGCCTTCCGCTCGAGCTCCAGGCGGGCAGCCTCGAGGGCCGGGACCAGGTGCCGCAGGATGGTGGCCGCTACGCCTGCCGCGCTCATGCCTGACCCCCCGCCTGGTCGTCTTGAGGAGTACTCGCGTGTACTGGGAGCGCGTCCTGACCCTCTTCCTGGTCCTGGGATACCTTCCGGGCTTTCCGGAGCGTCTGGAGGCGTTTCTGCTCGCCGGCCTTCCTGGCCGCATACTCCTCGATCGCCACGACGGCCAGGTTGCCGACGGTACGGCGCTGGACCTTCGCGATGGCGCGGAGGATAGAGGCGGTTTCGTCGTCGACGGTGAAGCTGAAGCGGACGCTCATGCTTGACCCCCGAATTGCAGGGGCCCTCCCGCCGGCGTAGACTGGAGATCGGTGAGTATCCCAGTCAGACGTCCGAACAGGAGGGCCCGCATGAACACAGGAAAACCGGTCAACAGTGAAGACGCTCGCCGCGAGAGCTTCGACCTGCTCACCAAGATCCTGGCCGCGAAGCCGGACTTCATCACGGCGTCGATTGATCCCGAAGAGACAGCGGAGCGATTCCTGAAGGCAGCGCGGAAGCTCGGCGCGTACATCTGGCCGGACTTCTTCAAGGCCTGACGGACTTCCAGCAGGCGCGTTTGAGGACGACCGTCAGGTAGCCTTCGACGTCCTTGATCTCTCTCACCTCGCACCCGGCGGCCTCGAGCACGTCCACGATGCGCTTGAAGTCGACCACCTGGCGGGGTGGCTCCTTGGGTGTCTTCTCCGCCAGGGGGGCACTGTTCTTGTGGCCTCTCATCGCTTTTCTCCTTCTCTCTCGTCCGGGACCGTCAGGCGCGGCGAGTGCATCCGGATCCCAGGCCGATTGATCCTGTTTTTCGCGGCCTCCTCGCGGTCGAGCGCCGCGAGGATCGCCTCGCGCACCCACGCACCCCGCTTCATCGGGCGGCCCGGACCGCAAGCCTTGTCGAGGCGACTGCGCTCGTCGCGGTCCAGGGG
This window of the bacterium genome carries:
- a CDS encoding helix-turn-helix domain-containing protein, whose amino-acid sequence is MSAAGVAATILRHLVPALEAARLELERKAADEAALGADARPRVFDISQAAEFLHTSTTTVRREMQSGRLPYKRLGERVYVLSERALLDWIDQRAG
- a CDS encoding ERF family protein translates to MSDTQVSTERVFSAENLIAQAIGKGLPVDAMEKLLAMRQQIKAEQAREAFFEALARFQSNCPSIAKTKVVYGRDNRTIRYRYAPLDTIVEQIKGLLQEYGFSYTIKSRQDPQAVTAMCEAHHAGGHVEISEFSIPIDPTAYMNDAQKVASALTYAKRYAFCNAFGLMTADDDDDANSVDDHEPPAREQKQAQAPSHNGGRKRPADQMEVIKEITALVKELNLPEEQRVPLRERIEQAKSVDELVKVKEQVLATQKPAAGAEPSPAQQTQPSPAVEAKPATEAGKPPAKSQRERDMEKLDQIKKSATDAERVGGETKQQEMDIPEPIDQVW